A window of Aricia agestis chromosome 3, ilAriAges1.1, whole genome shotgun sequence contains these coding sequences:
- the LOC121740591 gene encoding uncharacterized protein LOC121740591, giving the protein MRPVLREWVHRDSGALSYRLTQVLPGHGCFGQYIMCDMARREQNTACHHCSDDRDTAQNTLLVCPAWSRQRAALQATIGTDITLPAIVRAMLDSQQSWRAVETFAEVVMSSKEEAERRREAEALGPRRRPRRRPRAGHGHDVPP; this is encoded by the coding sequence ATGCGTCCCGTACTGAGAGAATGGGTGCACAGAGACAGCGGTGCGTTGTCGTACCGTCTCACACAGGTACTGCCCGGGCATGGCTGCTTCGGTCAGTACATTATGTGCGACATGGCCAGACGCGAGCAAAACACTGCTTGCCATCATTGCAGTGACGACCGGGATACGGCGCAGAACACTTTGCTCGTCTGTCCCGCTTGGAGCAGACAAAGAGCGGCCCTACAGGCCACTATTGGAACCGACATCACGCTGCCGGCCATCGTTCGTGCGATGCTGGACAGCCAACAGTCTTGGAGGGCAGTCGAGACATTCGCCGAAGTGGTAATGTCGTCGAAAGAGGAGGCGGAGCGCAGGCGAGAGGCGGAGGCCCTCGGTCCTCGGAGAAGGCCGAGGCGGAGACCAAGGGCCGGACATGGTCACGATGTCCCGCCTTAG